The Equus przewalskii isolate Varuska chromosome 5, EquPr2, whole genome shotgun sequence genome window below encodes:
- the RUFY4 gene encoding LOW QUALITY PROTEIN: RUN and FYVE domain-containing protein 4 (The sequence of the model RefSeq protein was modified relative to this genomic sequence to represent the inferred CDS: deleted 1 base in 1 codon) has product MLMAEEGAVLKVTRDLKAAVSAILHCHGAGQQPVTDASAELHRLCGCLEHLLQFDQKEQRSFLRPRKGYWDFLCTSLSQQRGDTEPASFVHSQDKLKTPLGKGRAFIRFCLAHGQLAETLQLCLLNPELTREWYGPRSPLVCPELREDILDSLYALNGVAFDLDLQRPDLDGAWPMFSESCCSNSSRAQGRRPRKTRDSPKEIATCEGPTGVQPEEPHASQASCVRDAPRGDPLARLSRSQQHKHCTPFLEKKRGEPGSLGPPQSIREPEVEELPQDQDKRAPRMRICLENSTPSIQGQGEGVQGALKEVIGAENEGRGVLLGAEGQRTIEGTPEGGAAWGHVQRLLGSSPRGTIEDAMSASGQEGEVASIWGKPQVFQSLEAKEGSTTEKPQEQIGVTSVTRREEQAEAALQDVVESLRRGLQKTKEEARHQEQLLKELEGELEALREQLGRCQEERARLWADLEQKQQEADRRDAVHEEELGGQRDLVRALKRRVLELTQEKDNLWQKVQHLSSLAPGCCVSCSKIFGRLSRRYPCRLCGGRICHACSVDYRKRGHRCPPCFQKGEAQAV; this is encoded by the exons ATGCTCATGGCAGAAGAAGGGGCTGTCCTCAAGGTCACCAGGGACCTGAAAG CCGCCGTTTCTGCCATCCTCCATTGCCACGGGGCTGGGCAGCAGCCGGTCACAGATGCCAGCGCTGAGCTGCACAGACTCTGTGGCTGCCTGGAGCACCTGCTGCAG TTTGACCAGAAAGAGCAGAGGAGCTTCCTGAGGCCTCGGAAGGGCTACTGGGACTTTCTCTGCACGTCCCTGTCGCAACAGCGTGGGGACACGGAGCCAGCCAGCTTTGTCCACTCCCAGGACAAG TTGAAGACCCCCCTGGGAAAAGGCCGGGCCTTCATCCGCTTCTGCCTGGCCCACGGACAGCTGGCCGAGACCCTGCAGCTGTGCCTCCTGAACCCGGAGCTCACCAG GGAGTGGTATGGCCCCCGGAGCCCTCTGGTGTGCCCTGAACTGCGGGAGGACATTCTGGACTCTCTCTACGCTCTCAATGGGGTAGCCTTTGACTTGGACCTGCAGCGGCCAGACCTGGATGGGGCCTGGCCCATGTTCTCAGA GTCCTGCTGCTCCAATTCCAGCCGGGCCCAGGGACGAAGACCCAGAAAGACCAGAGATTCCCCCAAGGAG ATAGCCACATGTGAAGGCCCCACAGGAGTTCAGCCAGAGGAGCCACACGCCAGCCAAGCCAGCTGTGTGCGAGACGCACCCAGGGGAGACCCGTTGGCTAGACTCTCCAGGTCACAGCAACACAAACATTGTACCCcctttttggaaaagaagagaggagaaccCGGGAGCCTTGGGCCCCCCCAAAGCATACGGGAACCAGAGGTGGAGGAGCTTCCGCAAGACCAGGACAAGAGAGCCCCAAGGATGAGGATCTGTCTGGAGAACTCAACCCCCAGCATCCAGGGACAGGGGGAA GGGGTCCAGGGGGCTCTGAAGGAAGTGATCGGGGCAGAGAATGAGGGCAGAGGGGTTCTGCTGGGTGCAGAGGGTCAGAGAACAATAGAGGGGACTCCTGAAGGGGGAGCAGCGTGGGGTCATGTCCAGAGGCtgctgggctccagccccagagGGACGATAGAGGACGCAATGTCTGCGAGCGGGCAGGAGGGGGAAGTGGCTAGCATTTGGGGGAAGCCCCAGGTCTTTCAGAGCCTGGAAGCAAAGGAAGGCTCCACCACAGAGAAGCCACAAGAGCAAATAGGCGTGACCAGTGTGACCAGGAGGGAGGAACAAGCAGAGGCAGCCTTGCAGGACGTGGTCGAG agcctcagaCGTGGGCTCCAGAAGACCAAAGAGGAGGCCCGGCACCAGGAGCAGCTGCTGAAGGAGCTGGAGGGCGAGCTGGAGGCACTGCGGGAGCAGCTCGGCAG GTGTCAGGAGGAGAGAGCCCGGCTGTGGGCCGATCTGgagcagaagcagcaggaggCCGACAGGAGGGACGCAGTGCATGAGGAGGAGCTCGGTGGGCAGCGGGACCTGGTCCGTGCCCTGAAGAGGAGGGTGCTGGAACTGACTCA AGAGAAAGACAACCTTTGGCAGAAGGTCCAGCATCTCTCTTCCCTGGCCCCTGGATGCTGTGTCAGCTGTAGCAAGATCTTTGGCCGGCTGTCTCGGCGGTACCCCTGCAG gcTCTGCGGAGGCCGCATCTGCCATGCCTGCTCTGTGGACTACAGGAAGAGGGGGCACCGCTGCCCACCGTGCTTCCAGAAAGGGGAAGCCCAGGCTGTCTGA
- the LOC103564145 gene encoding C-X-C chemokine receptor type 2, whose amino-acid sequence MGEFNFANYYDEEFSNYSYNTDLPYILPDSAPCRPETLEMNTYALVVIYALVFLLSLLGNSLVMLVVLYTRVSRSVTDVYLLNLAIADLLFALTLPIWAASKAKGWTFGTVLCKLVSLLKEVNFYSGILLLACISVDRYLAIVHATRTLTQKRHWVKFICLGIWILSFILALPVFLFRKAIYPPYSGPVCYEDMGANTTKWRMVMRVLPQTFGFLVPLLVMLFCYGLTLRTLFQAHMGQKHRAMRVIFAVVLVFLLCWLPYNLVLVSDTLMRLQVIQETCVRRNDINRALDATEILGFFHSCLNPLIYAFIGQKFRHGLLRIMAIHGLVSKEFLAKDSRPSFVGSSSGNTSITL is encoded by the coding sequence ATGGGAGAATTTAACTTTGCGAATTACTATGATGAAGAGTTCAGCAATTACAGTTACAACACTGACCTGCCCTATATTCTACCGGACTCGGCCCCATGCCGGCCAGAAACTCTGGAAATGAACACATATGCCCTGGTCGTCATCTACGCCCTGGTCTTCCTGCTGAGCCTGCTGGGAAACTCCCTGGTGATGCTGGTCGTCTTATACACCCGGGTCAGCCGCTCTGTCACTGATGTCTACCTGCTGAACCTGGCCATAGCCGACCTGCTCTTTGCCTTGACCTTGCCTATCTGGGCCGCCTCCAAGGCAAAGGGCTGGACCTTTGGCACAGTCCTGTGCAAGCTGGTCTCGCTCCTGAAGGAAGTCAACTTCTACAGCGGTATCCTACTGCTGGCCTGCATCAGCGTGGACCGCTACCTGGCCATCGTCCACGCCACACGCACACTGACCCAGAAGCGGCACTGGGTCAAGTTCATATGCTTGGGCATCTGGATCCTGTCCTTCATCTTGGccctgcccgtcttcctcttCCGAAAGGCCATCTACCCGCCCTATTCTGGCCCAGTCTGCTACGAGGACATGGGCGCCAACACAACAAAATGGCGGATGGTGATGCGGGTCCTGCCCCAGACCTTCGGCTTCCTCGTGCCACTGCTGGTCATGCTGTTCTGCTACGGTCTCACCCTGCGCACGCTGTTTCAGGCCCACATGGGGCAGAAGCACCGGGCCATGCGGGTCATCTTTGCTGTCGTGCTCGTCTTCCTGCTCTGCTGGCTGCCCTACAACCTGGTCCTGGTCTCAGACACCCTCATGAGGCTCCAGGTCATCCAGGAGACCTGTGTGCGTCGCAATGACATTAACCGGGCCCTGGACGCCACCGAGATTCTGGGCTTCTTCCACAGCTGCCTCAATCCCCTCATCTACGCCTTCATTGGCCAGAAGTTTCGCCACGGACTGCTCAGGATCATGGCCATCCACGGCCTGGTCAGCAAGGAGTTCTTGGCCAAGGACAGCAGGCCTTCCTTTGTGGGCTCTTCTTCAGGGAACACTTCTATCACGCTCTAG